Proteins from a genomic interval of Oreochromis aureus strain Israel breed Guangdong linkage group 6, ZZ_aureus, whole genome shotgun sequence:
- the dcaf15 gene encoding DDB1- and CUL4-associated factor 15, translated as MAPSSKSEKDDSKQKSQRKHKDHVVKLLMRGKLSGQFSQRLFRKLPPRVCVPLKNIVSEEFLRAGHIFLGFTKCGRYVLSYTSDCGEDDDFSFYTYHLYWWEFNLHSRLKQVHHVRLFAGEEIYSDLYLTVCEWPNDHSKIVIFGFNTRSSNSVLMNLMMSDENNRDIYITIASMPPPKPCAQCCPVPSVTTIRTGSGECLEHGYVLNSRYQVVYPFPTFQPAFQLKKDQVILLNTSYSLVACGISLCPGKQGQPSQILYTKRAALSSQASTSFSSSSLVSSSSLPQESPEHRLPPSRPTPVPTPVPSSPSHSQAAMRAREFAADLFRRAQGGGKDGEGQGERRTSDGGEKEAVQTTGDKGTIAETVREEGGCKGLRVEERRTNLLQPLISGVSHSLPQVSEQVMSPASSSSSPSATPTMSSCQEASPTEPGYVNYSRLHYRLQQPGAAEQNAGGAGGYEDDKVQLPFTVTDLKGRNLQLVTGPHNGQSVCVEQLTLDFEYLINEVIRSDAAWATQFCSFSDYDVVILEVCPETNIVMINIGLLLLAFSNSDEEHCRPNTYHSNLQVSWDLNTGVCRTVGVGDLTEVKGQTSGTVWSSYRKSCVNTVMKWLVPESSSRYINRMTNEALHKGSSLQVLADSDRCTWIVL; from the exons ATGGCGCCCAGCTCGAAATCTGAAAAGGACGACAGCAAACAGAAAagccaaagaaaacacaaagaccATGTCGTGAAGCTTCTTATGCGCGGAAAG CTGTCAGGGCAGTTTTCTCAGCGCCTGTTCAGGAAGCTGCCACCTCGAGTTTGTGTACCATTAAAGAACATTGTCAGCGAGGAGTTCCTGAGAGCAGG gcaCATCTTTCTTGGCTTCACCAAATGTGGACGCTACGTTCTGTCTTACACCAGTGACTGTGGAGAAGATGATGATTTCTCTTTCTATACTTATCATCTTTATTGGTGGGAGTTTAACCTGCACAGCAGACTgaagcag GTCCATCATGTGCGACTGTTTGCAGGAGAGGAAATCTACAGTGACCTGTACCTTACAGTATGTGAGTGGCCAAATGATCACTCCAAAATTGTCATCTTCGGCTTCAA tacaCGCAGCTCCAACTCAGTCCTGATGAATCTAATGATGAGTGATGAGAACAATAGAGACATCTACATCACCATCGCCTCCATGCCGCCTCCTAAACCTTGCGCTCAGTGCTGTCCTGTTCCTTCAGTCACTACTATACGCACAG GAAGTGGTGAGTGTCTTGAACACGGATATGTGCTCAACAGCAGGTACCAGGTGGTATATCCGTTCCCCACCTTTCAGCCAGCTTTCCAGCTTAAGAAGGACCAGGTCATTCTGTTAAACACTAGCTACTCTCTGGTAGCCTGTGGCATCTCACTCTGCCCAG GTAAACAGGGTCAGCCATCGCAAATCCTTTACACAAAGAGAGCAGCCCTGTCAAGTCAAGCTTCGACgtctttttcctcctcttctttggtCTCTTCTTCCTCACTACCTCAAGAATCTCCTGAACATCGACTTCCACCTAGCAGACCCACTCCAGTCCCCACTCCAGTTCCCTCATCTCCTAGCCATTCACAAGCTGCAATGCGAGCCCGGGAGTTTGCTGCCGACCTTTTCAGGCGAGCCCAGGGAGGAGGGAAAGATGGTGAAGGCCAGGGGGAGAGGAGAACGTCTGATGGTGGTGAAAAAGAGGCAGTACAGACAACTGGAGACAAAGGGACCATTGCAGAGACTGTGAGAGAGGAGGGTGGTTGTAAAGGGTTGAGGGTAGAGGAGAGAAGGACTAATTTACTACAACCATTAATCTCAGGTGTTAGCCATAGTCTGCCACAGGTATCGGAACAAGTGATGTCTCCTGCCTCTTCTTCCTCATCACCGTCAGCCACTCCAACTATGTCTTCGTGCCAGGAAGCCAGCCCCACTGAGCCTGGATATGTAAACTACTCACGCCTACACTACCGCTTACAACAGCCAGGGGCAGCAGAGCAGAATGCTGGAGGTGCAGGAG gttATGAAGATGATAAAGTCCAGCTGCCTTTCACAGTTACAGATCTGAAAGGACGTAACCTCCAGCTGGTTACAGGGCCACACAATGGACAG AGTGTTTGTGTTGAGCAGCTGACTCTGGATTTCGAATATCTAATCAATGAGGTGATCAGGAGTGATGCTGCCTGGGCCACACAGTTCTGCTCCTTTAGTGACTATGATGTTGTGATATTAGag GTGTGTCCAGAGACCAACATTGTGATGATCAACATTGGTCTGCTGTTACTAGCATTCTCCAACTCTGACGAGGAGCACTGCAG gccaAACACATACCATTCCAACCTGCAGGTTAGCTGGGACCTCAACACGGGTGTGTGTCGCACTGTGGGTGTTGGTGACCTCACAGAAGTCAAGGGTCAGACAAG TGGGACCGTCTGGAGTTCGTACAGGAAGTCCTGTGTGAACACGGTGATGAAGTGGCTTGTCCCTGAGAGCAGCTCCCGCTACATCAACCGCATGACCAATGAAGCTCTCCACAAGG